A genomic window from Euwallacea fornicatus isolate EFF26 chromosome 30, ASM4011564v1, whole genome shotgun sequence includes:
- the LOC136347753 gene encoding uncharacterized protein has protein sequence MYEHMNVPDRTKNFKRWISDAFQGFKSIDFTVLGTTEDGDGYVGDVTFLVVTADGNRFDIALKHGKQSPSLREVMPLRLCYEREIFVYGKVLPVFQKLEQEHDVSLVGELLPECFKTLLNENDEVLMLQNLRAQGYKIHDKYRPLDCDHFKVTFKGYGQWHALSLALRKNQSEAFSKLFSNMECVHRKFLGRIKSCVTLAENLLYKILSSKGDTEIVLRLQRHFPQGYNQKLFEVYEAQDTEKYVVFHHGESWNNNFMFKYEENKPTAVKFLDFQCSRLNSPVLDLTYHLYVNGSEEEFNHTKEFLQIYYSSLSSTLESLGCDARELLPYEELVKQWKKYSIYGIQKTSMILPAILTAKEDTFDIGSFNEGFEEKIEEIVRKNYSRLFPRLTAAVKHFLNFNDF, from the exons ATGTATGAACATATGAACGTCCCTGAtagaactaaaaattttaaacgttggATTTCAGACGCTTTCCAGGGGTTCAAAAGCATCGATTTTACGGTGCTTGGCACCACGGAAGATGGTGATGGCTACGTAGGTGATGTCACTTTTCTTGTAGTTACTGCTGACGGAAACCGTTTCGATATAGCACTTAAACACGGCAAACAAAGCCCATCGCTTCGAGAGGTTATGCCCCTGAGACTCTGTTATGAGAGGGAGATTTTTGTATACGGTAAGGTGTTACCCGTATTTCAAAAGCTTGAGCAGGAGCATGATGTGAGCCTGGTGGGAGAATTACTGCCTGAATGCTTCAAAACATTACTTAATGAAAACGATGAGGTTTTGATGCTTCAGAATTTGAGAGCTCAGGGGTATAAGATTCACGACAAGTATCGACCACTGGACTGTGACCATTTTAAAGTAACCTTTAAGGGCTACGGGCAGTGGCACGCATTAAGTTTGGCCCTGCGCAAAAACCAGTCGGAGGCGTTTTCCAAGTTGTTTTCCAATATGGAGTGCGTGCACAGGAAATTTCTCGGGAGAATTAAAAGCTGCGTTACACTCGCCGAAAATCTCCTGTATAAGATTCTTTCCTCAAAAGGAGACACGGAAATAGTGCTAAGGTTGCAAAGGCACTTTCCCCAGGGCTATAACCAGAAATTATTCGAGGTTTATGAGGCCCAGGATACAGAAAAATACGTGGTTTTCCATCATGGAGAAAGCTGGAACAACAATTTCATGTTCAAATATGAG GAGAACAAACCAACGGCAGTGAAGTTTCTTGACTTCCAGTGCTCAAGACTCAATTCTCCAGTATTAGACTTGACTTACCATTTATATGTAAACGGTTCAGAAGAGGAATTTAACCACACCAAAGAATTTCTGCAAATATACTATTCCTCCTTGTCGTCGACTTTAGAATCCCTGGGATGTGACGCAAGAGAATTGCTCCCCTACGAAGAGCTTGTCAAGCAATGGAAGAAATATTCCATATATGGGATTCAAAAGACTTCAATGATTTTACCAGCGATCCTCACTGCCAAAGAAGACACCTTCGACATTGGATCATTTAACGAAggatttgaggaaaaaattgaagaaattgttCGCAAAAACTACAGCAGACTCTTTCCGCGACTGACCGCTGCGGTCAAGCATTTCCTAAATTTcaacgatttttaa
- the LOC136347830 gene encoding uncharacterized protein isoform X1 produces MALDIGEKISSWISTSFLSKGYLSAETEILGSSEKGEGYLGDIAFLKVKCLKKDGNAEELDIVLKYGKLSETLRKKLPVQVAFRREVFIYGTLIPLFRNFEEERNVKILDNFLVKCFATLQTENEEVLVLQNAKAIGYELHDRFQPLNFNHLKLTFENYGRWHAFGIAYRDQHPEEFRKRFSDLECVIIALLPTLKSVIDNSEQTLYAVLDEQGELDLKKRFKGLLKGSIYESILYYNSKREENCIVLHGDCWNNNFMFKYTDDDKTTPQKVIFLDFQVSKIGSPVLDLSYHFYSTASGSEHQYFDTLLRIYHNSLSSTIKQLGSDPDKLFPYEELIRQWKEYSLFGCLLAMLILTVALSEKEDTFDIESMTDENINNMFEQLKKKNFTRLSSRMINVVKHFLGNL; encoded by the exons ATGGCTTTGGACATCGGTGAAAAGATTTCTTCGTGGATTTCCACCTCTTTTCTCAGCAAGGGCTACCTCAGTGCCGAAACGGAAATTCTGGGGTCTTCGGAAAAAGGCGAGGGATATCTCGGAGACATTGCTTTCCTCAAAGTGAAGTGCCTGAAGAAAGATGGAAATGCCGAAGAGCTCGACATAGTCCTGAAGTATGGGAAATTATCTGAGACTCTACGTAAGAAGCTGCCAGTGCAAGTCGCCTTCAGAAGAGAGGTTTTCATCTACGGTACGTTGATTCCCTTGTTTCGAAATTTCGAGGAGGAGAGAAACGTGAAAATCCTGGACAATTTCCTAGTGAAATGCTTCGCAACTTTGCAGACCGAGAACGAAGAGGTTCTAGTGCTCCAAAACGCAAAGGCAATTGGGTACGAATTGCATGACAGGTTCCAGCCCTTAAATTTCAACCATCTGAAGCTCACGTTCGAAAACTATGGGCGATGGCACGCTTTTGGCATCGCCTACAGGGACCAACATCCAGAAGAATTCCGAAAGCGATTCTCAGACTTGGAATGCGTCATAATCGCCCTTCTTCCAACACTGAAAAGCGTAATCGACAATAGTGAGCAGACTTTATATGCGGTGCTTGACGAGCAGGGAGAGCTGGATTTGAAAAAACGTTTCAAAGGGCTACTTAAAGGGAGTATATACGAATCTATACTGTACTACAATAGTAAGCGGGAAGAAAACTGCATCGTCCTCCATGGAGATTGCTGGAATAACAACTTTATGTTCAAATATACG gACGATGATAAGACAACTCCCCAAAAAGTCATATTTCTGGACTTCCAAGTCTCCAAAATCGGGTCCCCAGTTTTAGACCTGAGCTACCATTTCTATTCTACTGCCTCAGGATCTGAGCACCAATACTTCGACACTTTGCTCCGAATATACCACAATAGTCTTTCATCTACCATAAAGCAACTGGGTTCAGATCCGGACAAACTGTTCCCCTATGAGGAATTAATCAGGCAATGGAAGGAGTATTCGTTGTTTGGATGTTTGTTAGCTATGCTAATTTTGACCGTAGCTTTGTCGGAGAAAGAGGACACATTCGATATTGAAAGTATGACTGATgagaatattaataatatgtttgagcaattgaagaagaaaaatttcaccCGACTCTCTTCCAGGATGATAAATGTGGTTAAACACTTCTTGGGTAACCTTTAG
- the LOC136347830 gene encoding uncharacterized protein isoform X2 yields the protein MGNYLRLYVRSCQCKSPSEERFSSTTENEEVLVLQNAKAIGYELHDRFQPLNFNHLKLTFENYGRWHAFGIAYRDQHPEEFRKRFSDLECVIIALLPTLKSVIDNSEQTLYAVLDEQGELDLKKRFKGLLKGSIYESILYYNSKREENCIVLHGDCWNNNFMFKYTDDDKTTPQKVIFLDFQVSKIGSPVLDLSYHFYSTASGSEHQYFDTLLRIYHNSLSSTIKQLGSDPDKLFPYEELIRQWKEYSLFGCLLAMLILTVALSEKEDTFDIESMTDENINNMFEQLKKKNFTRLSSRMINVVKHFLGNL from the exons ATGGGAAATTATCTGAGACTCTACGTAAGAAGCTGCCAGTGCAAGTCGCCTTCAGAAGAGAGGTTTTCATCTACG ACCGAGAACGAAGAGGTTCTAGTGCTCCAAAACGCAAAGGCAATTGGGTACGAATTGCATGACAGGTTCCAGCCCTTAAATTTCAACCATCTGAAGCTCACGTTCGAAAACTATGGGCGATGGCACGCTTTTGGCATCGCCTACAGGGACCAACATCCAGAAGAATTCCGAAAGCGATTCTCAGACTTGGAATGCGTCATAATCGCCCTTCTTCCAACACTGAAAAGCGTAATCGACAATAGTGAGCAGACTTTATATGCGGTGCTTGACGAGCAGGGAGAGCTGGATTTGAAAAAACGTTTCAAAGGGCTACTTAAAGGGAGTATATACGAATCTATACTGTACTACAATAGTAAGCGGGAAGAAAACTGCATCGTCCTCCATGGAGATTGCTGGAATAACAACTTTATGTTCAAATATACG gACGATGATAAGACAACTCCCCAAAAAGTCATATTTCTGGACTTCCAAGTCTCCAAAATCGGGTCCCCAGTTTTAGACCTGAGCTACCATTTCTATTCTACTGCCTCAGGATCTGAGCACCAATACTTCGACACTTTGCTCCGAATATACCACAATAGTCTTTCATCTACCATAAAGCAACTGGGTTCAGATCCGGACAAACTGTTCCCCTATGAGGAATTAATCAGGCAATGGAAGGAGTATTCGTTGTTTGGATGTTTGTTAGCTATGCTAATTTTGACCGTAGCTTTGTCGGAGAAAGAGGACACATTCGATATTGAAAGTATGACTGATgagaatattaataatatgtttgagcaattgaagaagaaaaatttcaccCGACTCTCTTCCAGGATGATAAATGTGGTTAAACACTTCTTGGGTAACCTTTAG
- the LOC136347801 gene encoding odorant receptor 49b-like, which translates to MGVGQASWLIFYFLTLLTQLIMVAWSCNEIKIQSEALGDALFQSRWYLLDQQSKQNVLFMIRRIGKPLYMTIGGFGPMTTNSIILVLKAAYSYVNLMNN; encoded by the exons ATGGGAGTCGGGCAAGCCAGCtggttaattttttacttcttaaCTCTCCTCACTCAACTGATCATGGTAGCTTGGAGTTGCAACGAGATCAAAATTCAGAGCGAGGCTCTGGGAGATGCTCTTTTCCAAAGCAGATGGTATTTGCTGGACCAGCAGAGTAAGCAAAACGTCCTCTTTATGATAAGACGAATCGGAAAGCCCTTGTACATGACCATTGGTGGGTTCGGACCCATGACAACTAACTCAATAATTCTT GTACTTAAAGCTGCCTATTCTTACGTGAACTTGATGAACAATTAG
- the LOC136347996 gene encoding uncharacterized protein encodes MYEDEPPNPADQQLIKWAKVMMICSGLWNGPIGTHRMVEKLHKIYGRFIRYSFFALVLFLHLECLRLVVKGYNREIVIGSFSVVVSVTKILFKTVVFMRYPLLDVVNEIVRKERQVWASGCEEIQALYRKKIKFVKRTVLMLLVLSTITVMTLQVSGAVATLKIKRYNVMNNASLESHFMYQTVFPLNRINHLNWLFSTEILWGWIGLLYSSITQLIFITILAYAAIQLQILQVHFRDLMGSTVELFPAHAEVLQGALKLREHMVTHKIIIRFINQFNQTTKYMIMMDFLFSSLDIASVSLSISQVGGSYVPQSCLEK; translated from the exons ATGTACGAAGACGAACCACCAAATCCGGCTGACCAACAGCTCATTAAGTGGGCTAAAGTCATGATGATTTGCTCAGGGCTCTGGAACGGCCCCATCGGCACCCACCGTATGGTGGAAAAACTGCACAAGATTTACGGGAGGTTTATAAGATACAGTTTCTTCGCTTTGGtcctttttttgcatttagaATGCTTGCGACTGGTCGTAAAAGGGTACAACAGGGAAATAGTGATTGGAAGCTTTAGTGTGGTGGTCAGCGTCaccaaaattttgttcaaaactgTGGTCTTCATGAGGTATCCGCTGTTGGACGTAGTCAATGAGATCGTTAGGAAAGAACGACAGGTATGGGCTTCTGGCTGTGAGGAAATCCAGGCTTTGTATCGCAAGAAGATCAAGTTTGTTAAAAGGACTGTGCTGATGTTACTTGTGCTAAGCACTATTACAGTGATGACGTTGCAAGTGTCGG GAGCTGTAGCTACGTTGAAAATCAAACGGTATAACGTGATGAACAACGCTTCGTTGGAAAGTCACTTCATGTACCAAACAGTTTTCCCTCTAAACCGAATCAACCACCTCAACTGGCTATTTTCAACGGAAATCCTATGGGGATGGATCGGATTATTGTATTCGTCGATAACTCAGCTAATTTTCATAACCATACTAGCGTATGCCGCAATTCAGTTGCAAATCTTGCAAGTTCACTTCAGAGATTTAATGGGAAGCACGGTAGAATTGTTCCCCGCTCACGCAGAAGTCCTGCAAGGAGCTCTCAAGCTGAGGGAGCACATGGTTACCCATAAAATCATTATAAG ATTTATAAACCAATTCAATCAGACGACGAAATACATGATAATGATGGATTTCCTCTTTTCCTCGTTGGATATAGCATCAGTTTCATTGAGCATCAGCCAGGTAGGAGGCTCCTATGTTCCTCAATCGTGCCTCGAGAAATGA